GACGAGCGTGACGCTCGGCCTGGAAGGGCTCGATGAGACGGTCCGGCAGGCAAACGAATGGGTCCGACGGGGGTTCCGGATCCTGAAGGTAAAGGTGGGTTCGGAGTGGGAGGAGGTGGAGCGGCTTACCGCTCTGCGCAAAGCGGTAGGACCAGGGATCAGGCTGCGGGTGGACTGCAATCAGTGTCTGACTCGGGACTCGGCCCGGCGCTTCCTGCAGGCCTGCGTGAGGCTTGGGGTGGAGTTTGTAGAACAGCCCATCAGCGCAGAGGATCCCGCTGGGCTGGCGGAGCTCAGCTCGGGGGCCTTGCCCGTGTTCGTCGACGAAAGCGCTTCAAACCTGGTCGCCTTGAAGAAGCTCCTTGACCTGCGCTTTCGAGGAGGAGTCGTACTCAAGCTCCAGAAGAACGGGGGACTTGGTGAGGTGCGCCGCCTGGCCTCCTATTGCCGCGCGGCTGGCCTGTCGCTGATGCTCGGTTGCAACGACGAGTCGCGTATCTCAATGGCTGCGAGTCTCCACTTGGCCCTCAGTGAGCCGTCCTTCCAGTATTGGGATCTCGACGGCCACCTGGATCTCGTGGGGGAACCGGCTACGGGGGGTCTGATCCTCGAAAACGGACGGCTGCGGCCGACATCGTCGCCCGGATTTGGGGTCGAAGTACGCCTCTAACCGGGCAAGCCGGGACAATCCGAAGGACCCTCCGAGGAGATTCCCGCCCCTCACACCGCCTGGCGAACGGGCTGACCAAGAGCGGCGTGGGTGCGGGCGACGCGT
This region of candidate division KSB1 bacterium genomic DNA includes:
- a CDS encoding dipeptide epimerase, producing the protein MRIVACEPIFVRIPLRAEFRLAYQSYREIEGVVLRLETDGGHCGYGFAAPDPDVVGETARDSLASLEEVVRPLVVGQDLERLPAIEERLRELLPQRPAARAAVSIALWDALGRSLGQPVWRLWGLFREDVETSVTLGLEGLDETVRQANEWVRRGFRILKVKVGSEWEEVERLTALRKAVGPGIRLRVDCNQCLTRDSARRFLQACVRLGVEFVEQPISAEDPAGLAELSSGALPVFVDESASNLVALKKLLDLRFRGGVVLKLQKNGGLGEVRRLASYCRAAGLSLMLGCNDESRISMAASLHLALSEPSFQYWDLDGHLDLVGEPATGGLILENGRLRPTSSPGFGVEVRL